A part of Ammospiza caudacuta isolate bAmmCau1 chromosome 7, bAmmCau1.pri, whole genome shotgun sequence genomic DNA contains:
- the PTPRC gene encoding receptor-type tyrosine-protein phosphatase C isoform X1, with protein MFLWLKLLAFGVAFLGQDAFLKGEETATTTPSTGASLAHSTHLSPHGTAPSSPARSSAPAAPTARTPSAFGDAPADDYNSTSLHSTTSSVNMSAGTGMSPTPSSTYTIERTTAIREATCAIIEDIKDSKNDSNMAEVFLKIDKDTEYIIRWGDGDENMSLSNHPVELPKCRNYTVEVKNGKCSDGTSTSFLVPEVTKEFLKVEDSTATSATLCWSSSLACARVTVTCNGALLPMHSEYSNSRDKNQTCEVLKNLLPNHPYACVGSIDFEKNNVANQSFNISTDYDVPEAPQNLQVVYKNMTGVAVNWTAPANTSNGPIHGYFVRICREGNNSDPREITTTHYSSNEFDAYTRVSLSVSAYTINKRNQKLEGRRETLEFTTDAGVPGEVKHIKTILTADNAVQITCKKTNVSGPYAKFILIWENEEKPDNESKCEFKKENLLYLKKYTFKIFVFNGKHNGPALEGSIKTRYNSKALIIFLVFLIIVTVIALLVVLYKIYDLHQKKLSNSSEGVNLVAVKDDDKQLLNIEPIPSELLLDTYKRKIADEGRLFLEEFQSIPRVFSKFSIKEAKKSHNQNKNRYIDILPYDHNRVELSEMPGDPGSDYINASYIDGFKEPRKYIAAQGPKDETTDDFWRMIWEQKATIIVMVTRCEEGKRNKCAQYWPSMENGTATYGDIIVKIYESKTCPDYVIQKLHITNGRERTAGRDVTHIQFTSWPDHGVPEDPHLLLKLRRRVNALSNFFSGPIVVHCSAGVGRTGTYIGIDAMLEGLDAEGRVDVYGYIVKLRRQRCLMVQVESQYILIHQALVEYNQYGETEISLSELHSSLNNLKRKDHPSEPSLLEAEFQRLPSYKGWRTQNIGNRDENKSKNRNANSIPYDFNRVPIRHEEDCSKEAEHDSDESSDEDSDCEESSKYINASFITGYWGPKAMIATQGPLQETISDFWQMVFQRKVKVIVMLTELKEGDQELCAQYWGEGKKTYGGIEVQMADVNSGPSYTIRAFDVAHLKTKETQKVYQYQYHQWSGCDVPETPKDLVSMILNIKQKLPARPVTEDSRRTRSVPLLVHCCDGSQQTGVFCALMTLLESAETEEVIDVFQVVKSLRRARLGMVSTFEQYQFLYDTIASTYPAQNGQIKKNSQQEDKVEFCSEVGKSDQESDLITTDLAPPRPEEIEAPEICDGSKAADSTKGRESSTNGPTTAVLT; from the exons ggGAGGAGACAGCAACGACCACACCTAGTACTG GTGCCAGCCTCGCACACAGCACGCACCTCTCCCCGCACGGCACGGccccgagcagcccggctcgCAGCAGCGCCCCCGCTGCCCCCACCGCACGCACTCCCTCTGCCTTCGGGGATGCTCCTGCAG aTGATTACAATTCAACATCCTTGCACAGCACCACCTCATCAGTCAACATGTCAGCAGGCACTGGGATGAGCCCCACTCCCAGCTCCACTTACACAATAG aACGTACCACAGCAATACGTGAAGCAACTTGTG CTATTATTGAAGACATAAAAGACTCTAAGAACGACTCTAACATGGCTGAAGTTTTCCTGAAAATTGACAAAGACACAGAATACATTATTCGGTGGGGTGATGGAGACGAAAATATGAGTTTGAGCAACCATCCAGTAGAGCTTCCGAAATGCCGGAATTACACTGTCGAAGTTAAAAATGGCAAGTGTTCAGATGGTACTTCTACTTCTTTTCTTGTTCCAGAAG TCACCAAGGAATTTCTTAAAGTCGAGGACTCAACCGCCACATCTGCCACGTTATGCTGGAGTAGCTCACTTGCCTGTGCTAGGGTGACTGTCACCTGCAACGGGGCATTGCTTCCAATGCATTCTGAAT ATTCAAATTCTAGAGATAAAAATCAAACTTGTGAAGTGCTGAAAAATTTATTGCCAAACCATCCGTATGCCTGCGTTGGATCCATAGATTTTGAGAAAAACAATGTTGCCAACCAAAGCTTCAACATAAGTACAGACTATGATG TCCCAGAAGCACCACAAAACCTTCAAgtagtatataaaaatatgacaGGTGTAGCAGTTAATTGGACAGCACCTGCGAACACTTCCAACGGTCCCATACATGGCTACTTCGTGCGTATCTGCAGGGAAGGCAACA attctgATCCCAGAGAAATCACCACAACTCACTATTCTTCCAATGAATTTGACGCTTATACTAGAGTTTCTTTATCTGTGTCTGCATATACAATCAACAAACGCAATCAAAAACTTGAAGGTAGAAGAGAAACCCTTGAATTTACAACAGATGCAGGAG TACCAGGAGAAGTGAAGCACATTAAAACAATATTGACAGCTGATAATGCTGTCCAGATTACATGCAAAAAAACAAATGTGTCTGGACCATATGCAAAATTTATATTGATTTGGGAGAACGAAGAAAAACCTGATAATGAAAGCaaatgtgaatttaaaaaagaaaatctcctTTACCtcaaaaaatatacatttaag ATCTTTGTCTTTAATGGAAAACACAATGGGCCAGCATTAGAGGGGAGTATAAAAACCAGAT ATAATTCTAAAGCCTTGATTATATTCTTGGTATTCTTGATCATTGTGACTGTAATTGCTTTACTGGTGGTTCTGTACAAAATCTATGATCTTCACCAAAAAAAGCTTAG CAATTCTTCAGAAGGCGTGAACCTTGTTGCAG TTAAAGATGATGACAAGCAACTTCTCAACATAGAGCCAATACCCTCAGAGCTATTGCTGGACACATACAAGAGGAAGATTGCAGATGAAGGAAGGCTCTTCTTGGAAGAATTTCAG AGTATTCCTAGAGTCTTCAGTAAATTTTCTATAAAGGAGGCCAAAAAGAGCCATAATCAGAACAAAAACCGTTACATTGATATTCTTCCAT ATGACCATAACCGTGTTGAGCTCTCAGAGATGCCAGGAGATCCAGGATCAGACTATATCAATGCAAGTTATATTGAT GGCTTCAAAGAACCAAGAAAATATATTGCTGCACAAG GCCCCAAGGATGAAACCACAGATGATTTCTGGAGAATGATCTGGGAACAGAAGGCAACCATTATTGTCATGGTGACTCGCTGTGAGGAAGGAAAGAGG AACAAATGTGCCCAGTACTGGCCATCAATGGAGAACGGGACTGCAACGTATGGGGACATCATTGTGAAGATCTATGAAAGTAAAACATGTCCAGACTATGTCATTCAGAAACTGCACATCACAAAT GGAAGAGAAAGGACAGCTGGAAGAGATGTCACTCATATCCAGTTCACAAGCTGGCCAGACCATGGAGTCCCTGAGGATCCACATCTCCTTCTCAAACTCCGACGCAGAGTTAACGCCCTCAGCAATTTTTTTAGTGGTCCAATCGTGGTTCATTGCAG TGCCGGCGTTGGGCGCACGGGGACGTACATCGGGATCGATGCCATGCTGGAGGGGCTGGACGCAGAGGGCAGAGTGGATGTTTATGGATACATCGTGAAACTGCGCCGGCAGAGATGCCTCATGGTCCAAGTAGAG TCACAGTACATCCTTATTCATCAAGCACTGGTGGAATACAATCAGTATGGAGAAACAGAGATCAGTCTCTCAGAACTGCATTCCTCCCTTAACAATCTGAAAAGAAAAGACCACCCGAGTGAGCCTTCTCTGCTAGAGGCAGAGTTCCAG CGATTGCCTTCCTATAAGGGGTGGCGGACACAGAACATTGGGAATCGggatgaaaataaaagcaaaaataggAATGCCAACTCAATTCCTT ATGACTTTAACCGAGTGCCCATCAGGCACGAAGAAGATTGCAGTAAGGAGGCTGAGCATGATTCAGATGAGTCCTCGGATGAGGACAGTGACTGTGAGGAATCCAGCAAATACATCAATGCTTCCTTCATAACT GGTTACTGGGGTCCAAAAGCCATGATTGCAACACAGGGACCACTGCAGGAAACTATCTCTGACTTCTGGCAAATGGTGTTCCAAAGAAAAGTCAAAGTCATTGTTATGCTGACAGAGCTGAAGGAGGGAGATCAG GAACTCTGTGCACAGTActggggagaaggaaagaaaacgTATGGTGGCATAGAAGTTCAAATGGCAGATGTCAACTCTGGTCCTAGCTATACCATACGTGCATTTGATGTTGCACATCTGAAG ACAAAAGAAACTCAGAAAGTGTATCAGTATCAGTACCATCAATGGAGTGGCTGTGATGTTCCAGAAACCCCCAAAGATTTAGTCAGCATGATTCTCAATATTAAACAAAAACTTCCAGCCAGACCAGTCACTGAGGACAGCAGGAGAACCCGCAGTGTCCCACTGCTTGTCCACTGCTG TGATGGATCACAGCAGACTGGTGTATTTTGTGCTTTAATGACGCTTTTGGAAAGTGCAGAAACAGAAGAAGTAATAGATGTTTTCCAAGTAGTAAAATCACTTCGTCGCGCCAGGCTGGGAATGGTCTCCACCTTT
- the PTPRC gene encoding receptor-type tyrosine-protein phosphatase C isoform X3 codes for MFLWLKLLAFGVAFLGQDAFLKGEETATTTPSTERTTAIREATCAIIEDIKDSKNDSNMAEVFLKIDKDTEYIIRWGDGDENMSLSNHPVELPKCRNYTVEVKNGKCSDGTSTSFLVPEVTKEFLKVEDSTATSATLCWSSSLACARVTVTCNGALLPMHSEYSNSRDKNQTCEVLKNLLPNHPYACVGSIDFEKNNVANQSFNISTDYDVPEAPQNLQVVYKNMTGVAVNWTAPANTSNGPIHGYFVRICREGNNSDPREITTTHYSSNEFDAYTRVSLSVSAYTINKRNQKLEGRRETLEFTTDAGVPGEVKHIKTILTADNAVQITCKKTNVSGPYAKFILIWENEEKPDNESKCEFKKENLLYLKKYTFKIFVFNGKHNGPALEGSIKTRYNSKALIIFLVFLIIVTVIALLVVLYKIYDLHQKKLSNSSEGVNLVAVKDDDKQLLNIEPIPSELLLDTYKRKIADEGRLFLEEFQSIPRVFSKFSIKEAKKSHNQNKNRYIDILPYDHNRVELSEMPGDPGSDYINASYIDGFKEPRKYIAAQGPKDETTDDFWRMIWEQKATIIVMVTRCEEGKRNKCAQYWPSMENGTATYGDIIVKIYESKTCPDYVIQKLHITNGRERTAGRDVTHIQFTSWPDHGVPEDPHLLLKLRRRVNALSNFFSGPIVVHCSAGVGRTGTYIGIDAMLEGLDAEGRVDVYGYIVKLRRQRCLMVQVESQYILIHQALVEYNQYGETEISLSELHSSLNNLKRKDHPSEPSLLEAEFQRLPSYKGWRTQNIGNRDENKSKNRNANSIPYDFNRVPIRHEEDCSKEAEHDSDESSDEDSDCEESSKYINASFITGYWGPKAMIATQGPLQETISDFWQMVFQRKVKVIVMLTELKEGDQELCAQYWGEGKKTYGGIEVQMADVNSGPSYTIRAFDVAHLKTKETQKVYQYQYHQWSGCDVPETPKDLVSMILNIKQKLPARPVTEDSRRTRSVPLLVHCCDGSQQTGVFCALMTLLESAETEEVIDVFQVVKSLRRARLGMVSTFEQYQFLYDTIASTYPAQNGQIKKNSQQEDKVEFCSEVGKSDQESDLITTDLAPPRPEEIEAPEICDGSKAADSTKGRESSTNGPTTAVLT; via the exons ggGAGGAGACAGCAACGACCACACCTAGTACTG aACGTACCACAGCAATACGTGAAGCAACTTGTG CTATTATTGAAGACATAAAAGACTCTAAGAACGACTCTAACATGGCTGAAGTTTTCCTGAAAATTGACAAAGACACAGAATACATTATTCGGTGGGGTGATGGAGACGAAAATATGAGTTTGAGCAACCATCCAGTAGAGCTTCCGAAATGCCGGAATTACACTGTCGAAGTTAAAAATGGCAAGTGTTCAGATGGTACTTCTACTTCTTTTCTTGTTCCAGAAG TCACCAAGGAATTTCTTAAAGTCGAGGACTCAACCGCCACATCTGCCACGTTATGCTGGAGTAGCTCACTTGCCTGTGCTAGGGTGACTGTCACCTGCAACGGGGCATTGCTTCCAATGCATTCTGAAT ATTCAAATTCTAGAGATAAAAATCAAACTTGTGAAGTGCTGAAAAATTTATTGCCAAACCATCCGTATGCCTGCGTTGGATCCATAGATTTTGAGAAAAACAATGTTGCCAACCAAAGCTTCAACATAAGTACAGACTATGATG TCCCAGAAGCACCACAAAACCTTCAAgtagtatataaaaatatgacaGGTGTAGCAGTTAATTGGACAGCACCTGCGAACACTTCCAACGGTCCCATACATGGCTACTTCGTGCGTATCTGCAGGGAAGGCAACA attctgATCCCAGAGAAATCACCACAACTCACTATTCTTCCAATGAATTTGACGCTTATACTAGAGTTTCTTTATCTGTGTCTGCATATACAATCAACAAACGCAATCAAAAACTTGAAGGTAGAAGAGAAACCCTTGAATTTACAACAGATGCAGGAG TACCAGGAGAAGTGAAGCACATTAAAACAATATTGACAGCTGATAATGCTGTCCAGATTACATGCAAAAAAACAAATGTGTCTGGACCATATGCAAAATTTATATTGATTTGGGAGAACGAAGAAAAACCTGATAATGAAAGCaaatgtgaatttaaaaaagaaaatctcctTTACCtcaaaaaatatacatttaag ATCTTTGTCTTTAATGGAAAACACAATGGGCCAGCATTAGAGGGGAGTATAAAAACCAGAT ATAATTCTAAAGCCTTGATTATATTCTTGGTATTCTTGATCATTGTGACTGTAATTGCTTTACTGGTGGTTCTGTACAAAATCTATGATCTTCACCAAAAAAAGCTTAG CAATTCTTCAGAAGGCGTGAACCTTGTTGCAG TTAAAGATGATGACAAGCAACTTCTCAACATAGAGCCAATACCCTCAGAGCTATTGCTGGACACATACAAGAGGAAGATTGCAGATGAAGGAAGGCTCTTCTTGGAAGAATTTCAG AGTATTCCTAGAGTCTTCAGTAAATTTTCTATAAAGGAGGCCAAAAAGAGCCATAATCAGAACAAAAACCGTTACATTGATATTCTTCCAT ATGACCATAACCGTGTTGAGCTCTCAGAGATGCCAGGAGATCCAGGATCAGACTATATCAATGCAAGTTATATTGAT GGCTTCAAAGAACCAAGAAAATATATTGCTGCACAAG GCCCCAAGGATGAAACCACAGATGATTTCTGGAGAATGATCTGGGAACAGAAGGCAACCATTATTGTCATGGTGACTCGCTGTGAGGAAGGAAAGAGG AACAAATGTGCCCAGTACTGGCCATCAATGGAGAACGGGACTGCAACGTATGGGGACATCATTGTGAAGATCTATGAAAGTAAAACATGTCCAGACTATGTCATTCAGAAACTGCACATCACAAAT GGAAGAGAAAGGACAGCTGGAAGAGATGTCACTCATATCCAGTTCACAAGCTGGCCAGACCATGGAGTCCCTGAGGATCCACATCTCCTTCTCAAACTCCGACGCAGAGTTAACGCCCTCAGCAATTTTTTTAGTGGTCCAATCGTGGTTCATTGCAG TGCCGGCGTTGGGCGCACGGGGACGTACATCGGGATCGATGCCATGCTGGAGGGGCTGGACGCAGAGGGCAGAGTGGATGTTTATGGATACATCGTGAAACTGCGCCGGCAGAGATGCCTCATGGTCCAAGTAGAG TCACAGTACATCCTTATTCATCAAGCACTGGTGGAATACAATCAGTATGGAGAAACAGAGATCAGTCTCTCAGAACTGCATTCCTCCCTTAACAATCTGAAAAGAAAAGACCACCCGAGTGAGCCTTCTCTGCTAGAGGCAGAGTTCCAG CGATTGCCTTCCTATAAGGGGTGGCGGACACAGAACATTGGGAATCGggatgaaaataaaagcaaaaataggAATGCCAACTCAATTCCTT ATGACTTTAACCGAGTGCCCATCAGGCACGAAGAAGATTGCAGTAAGGAGGCTGAGCATGATTCAGATGAGTCCTCGGATGAGGACAGTGACTGTGAGGAATCCAGCAAATACATCAATGCTTCCTTCATAACT GGTTACTGGGGTCCAAAAGCCATGATTGCAACACAGGGACCACTGCAGGAAACTATCTCTGACTTCTGGCAAATGGTGTTCCAAAGAAAAGTCAAAGTCATTGTTATGCTGACAGAGCTGAAGGAGGGAGATCAG GAACTCTGTGCACAGTActggggagaaggaaagaaaacgTATGGTGGCATAGAAGTTCAAATGGCAGATGTCAACTCTGGTCCTAGCTATACCATACGTGCATTTGATGTTGCACATCTGAAG ACAAAAGAAACTCAGAAAGTGTATCAGTATCAGTACCATCAATGGAGTGGCTGTGATGTTCCAGAAACCCCCAAAGATTTAGTCAGCATGATTCTCAATATTAAACAAAAACTTCCAGCCAGACCAGTCACTGAGGACAGCAGGAGAACCCGCAGTGTCCCACTGCTTGTCCACTGCTG TGATGGATCACAGCAGACTGGTGTATTTTGTGCTTTAATGACGCTTTTGGAAAGTGCAGAAACAGAAGAAGTAATAGATGTTTTCCAAGTAGTAAAATCACTTCGTCGCGCCAGGCTGGGAATGGTCTCCACCTTT
- the PTPRC gene encoding receptor-type tyrosine-protein phosphatase C isoform X2 produces MFLWLKLLAFGVAFLGQDAFLKGEETATTTPSTDDYNSTSLHSTTSSVNMSAGTGMSPTPSSTYTIERTTAIREATCAIIEDIKDSKNDSNMAEVFLKIDKDTEYIIRWGDGDENMSLSNHPVELPKCRNYTVEVKNGKCSDGTSTSFLVPEVTKEFLKVEDSTATSATLCWSSSLACARVTVTCNGALLPMHSEYSNSRDKNQTCEVLKNLLPNHPYACVGSIDFEKNNVANQSFNISTDYDVPEAPQNLQVVYKNMTGVAVNWTAPANTSNGPIHGYFVRICREGNNSDPREITTTHYSSNEFDAYTRVSLSVSAYTINKRNQKLEGRRETLEFTTDAGVPGEVKHIKTILTADNAVQITCKKTNVSGPYAKFILIWENEEKPDNESKCEFKKENLLYLKKYTFKIFVFNGKHNGPALEGSIKTRYNSKALIIFLVFLIIVTVIALLVVLYKIYDLHQKKLSNSSEGVNLVAVKDDDKQLLNIEPIPSELLLDTYKRKIADEGRLFLEEFQSIPRVFSKFSIKEAKKSHNQNKNRYIDILPYDHNRVELSEMPGDPGSDYINASYIDGFKEPRKYIAAQGPKDETTDDFWRMIWEQKATIIVMVTRCEEGKRNKCAQYWPSMENGTATYGDIIVKIYESKTCPDYVIQKLHITNGRERTAGRDVTHIQFTSWPDHGVPEDPHLLLKLRRRVNALSNFFSGPIVVHCSAGVGRTGTYIGIDAMLEGLDAEGRVDVYGYIVKLRRQRCLMVQVESQYILIHQALVEYNQYGETEISLSELHSSLNNLKRKDHPSEPSLLEAEFQRLPSYKGWRTQNIGNRDENKSKNRNANSIPYDFNRVPIRHEEDCSKEAEHDSDESSDEDSDCEESSKYINASFITGYWGPKAMIATQGPLQETISDFWQMVFQRKVKVIVMLTELKEGDQELCAQYWGEGKKTYGGIEVQMADVNSGPSYTIRAFDVAHLKTKETQKVYQYQYHQWSGCDVPETPKDLVSMILNIKQKLPARPVTEDSRRTRSVPLLVHCCDGSQQTGVFCALMTLLESAETEEVIDVFQVVKSLRRARLGMVSTFEQYQFLYDTIASTYPAQNGQIKKNSQQEDKVEFCSEVGKSDQESDLITTDLAPPRPEEIEAPEICDGSKAADSTKGRESSTNGPTTAVLT; encoded by the exons ggGAGGAGACAGCAACGACCACACCTAGTACTG aTGATTACAATTCAACATCCTTGCACAGCACCACCTCATCAGTCAACATGTCAGCAGGCACTGGGATGAGCCCCACTCCCAGCTCCACTTACACAATAG aACGTACCACAGCAATACGTGAAGCAACTTGTG CTATTATTGAAGACATAAAAGACTCTAAGAACGACTCTAACATGGCTGAAGTTTTCCTGAAAATTGACAAAGACACAGAATACATTATTCGGTGGGGTGATGGAGACGAAAATATGAGTTTGAGCAACCATCCAGTAGAGCTTCCGAAATGCCGGAATTACACTGTCGAAGTTAAAAATGGCAAGTGTTCAGATGGTACTTCTACTTCTTTTCTTGTTCCAGAAG TCACCAAGGAATTTCTTAAAGTCGAGGACTCAACCGCCACATCTGCCACGTTATGCTGGAGTAGCTCACTTGCCTGTGCTAGGGTGACTGTCACCTGCAACGGGGCATTGCTTCCAATGCATTCTGAAT ATTCAAATTCTAGAGATAAAAATCAAACTTGTGAAGTGCTGAAAAATTTATTGCCAAACCATCCGTATGCCTGCGTTGGATCCATAGATTTTGAGAAAAACAATGTTGCCAACCAAAGCTTCAACATAAGTACAGACTATGATG TCCCAGAAGCACCACAAAACCTTCAAgtagtatataaaaatatgacaGGTGTAGCAGTTAATTGGACAGCACCTGCGAACACTTCCAACGGTCCCATACATGGCTACTTCGTGCGTATCTGCAGGGAAGGCAACA attctgATCCCAGAGAAATCACCACAACTCACTATTCTTCCAATGAATTTGACGCTTATACTAGAGTTTCTTTATCTGTGTCTGCATATACAATCAACAAACGCAATCAAAAACTTGAAGGTAGAAGAGAAACCCTTGAATTTACAACAGATGCAGGAG TACCAGGAGAAGTGAAGCACATTAAAACAATATTGACAGCTGATAATGCTGTCCAGATTACATGCAAAAAAACAAATGTGTCTGGACCATATGCAAAATTTATATTGATTTGGGAGAACGAAGAAAAACCTGATAATGAAAGCaaatgtgaatttaaaaaagaaaatctcctTTACCtcaaaaaatatacatttaag ATCTTTGTCTTTAATGGAAAACACAATGGGCCAGCATTAGAGGGGAGTATAAAAACCAGAT ATAATTCTAAAGCCTTGATTATATTCTTGGTATTCTTGATCATTGTGACTGTAATTGCTTTACTGGTGGTTCTGTACAAAATCTATGATCTTCACCAAAAAAAGCTTAG CAATTCTTCAGAAGGCGTGAACCTTGTTGCAG TTAAAGATGATGACAAGCAACTTCTCAACATAGAGCCAATACCCTCAGAGCTATTGCTGGACACATACAAGAGGAAGATTGCAGATGAAGGAAGGCTCTTCTTGGAAGAATTTCAG AGTATTCCTAGAGTCTTCAGTAAATTTTCTATAAAGGAGGCCAAAAAGAGCCATAATCAGAACAAAAACCGTTACATTGATATTCTTCCAT ATGACCATAACCGTGTTGAGCTCTCAGAGATGCCAGGAGATCCAGGATCAGACTATATCAATGCAAGTTATATTGAT GGCTTCAAAGAACCAAGAAAATATATTGCTGCACAAG GCCCCAAGGATGAAACCACAGATGATTTCTGGAGAATGATCTGGGAACAGAAGGCAACCATTATTGTCATGGTGACTCGCTGTGAGGAAGGAAAGAGG AACAAATGTGCCCAGTACTGGCCATCAATGGAGAACGGGACTGCAACGTATGGGGACATCATTGTGAAGATCTATGAAAGTAAAACATGTCCAGACTATGTCATTCAGAAACTGCACATCACAAAT GGAAGAGAAAGGACAGCTGGAAGAGATGTCACTCATATCCAGTTCACAAGCTGGCCAGACCATGGAGTCCCTGAGGATCCACATCTCCTTCTCAAACTCCGACGCAGAGTTAACGCCCTCAGCAATTTTTTTAGTGGTCCAATCGTGGTTCATTGCAG TGCCGGCGTTGGGCGCACGGGGACGTACATCGGGATCGATGCCATGCTGGAGGGGCTGGACGCAGAGGGCAGAGTGGATGTTTATGGATACATCGTGAAACTGCGCCGGCAGAGATGCCTCATGGTCCAAGTAGAG TCACAGTACATCCTTATTCATCAAGCACTGGTGGAATACAATCAGTATGGAGAAACAGAGATCAGTCTCTCAGAACTGCATTCCTCCCTTAACAATCTGAAAAGAAAAGACCACCCGAGTGAGCCTTCTCTGCTAGAGGCAGAGTTCCAG CGATTGCCTTCCTATAAGGGGTGGCGGACACAGAACATTGGGAATCGggatgaaaataaaagcaaaaataggAATGCCAACTCAATTCCTT ATGACTTTAACCGAGTGCCCATCAGGCACGAAGAAGATTGCAGTAAGGAGGCTGAGCATGATTCAGATGAGTCCTCGGATGAGGACAGTGACTGTGAGGAATCCAGCAAATACATCAATGCTTCCTTCATAACT GGTTACTGGGGTCCAAAAGCCATGATTGCAACACAGGGACCACTGCAGGAAACTATCTCTGACTTCTGGCAAATGGTGTTCCAAAGAAAAGTCAAAGTCATTGTTATGCTGACAGAGCTGAAGGAGGGAGATCAG GAACTCTGTGCACAGTActggggagaaggaaagaaaacgTATGGTGGCATAGAAGTTCAAATGGCAGATGTCAACTCTGGTCCTAGCTATACCATACGTGCATTTGATGTTGCACATCTGAAG ACAAAAGAAACTCAGAAAGTGTATCAGTATCAGTACCATCAATGGAGTGGCTGTGATGTTCCAGAAACCCCCAAAGATTTAGTCAGCATGATTCTCAATATTAAACAAAAACTTCCAGCCAGACCAGTCACTGAGGACAGCAGGAGAACCCGCAGTGTCCCACTGCTTGTCCACTGCTG TGATGGATCACAGCAGACTGGTGTATTTTGTGCTTTAATGACGCTTTTGGAAAGTGCAGAAACAGAAGAAGTAATAGATGTTTTCCAAGTAGTAAAATCACTTCGTCGCGCCAGGCTGGGAATGGTCTCCACCTTT